The Fulvivirga ligni genome window below encodes:
- a CDS encoding site-specific integrase, which translates to MDSFSILFFLRKSKSSQSKPSPIYGRITVNGKRAEISTQRSIASQRWDSRSGRVKGNREDAREINAHLDNIQLRLNRIHSKLLELNQDVNAGFIKDTFNGKDKNKKTLIEVFDYHNKQLESQIGKGYALGTYTRFETTKKHVLDFLKTEYKKEDVVLQDLDYSFIARLDNYFKVIRNCNHNTAQKYIRNLRKIVNMAVLNDWLPKDPFARYKVRFNEVKRDYLNKEELAQLEQKEFEIERLDQVRDVFVFCCYTGLAYTDVAKLTPRNISKGLDGDLWIFIDRTKTGSPSNVPVLPKAQEIIDKYLDSPTTVNQDKLLPVISNQKMNAYLKEIATVCGISKNITFHIARHTFATTVTLSNGVSIESVSSMLGHKNMKTTQIYAKVVQEKVSNDMKKLKSLFD; encoded by the coding sequence ATGGACTCATTCAGTATTTTGTTTTTTCTTAGGAAGTCTAAATCTTCACAATCCAAGCCTTCACCGATCTACGGCAGAATCACGGTAAATGGTAAAAGGGCAGAAATATCGACACAGAGATCTATTGCATCTCAGAGATGGGATTCCAGAAGTGGAAGAGTTAAGGGTAACAGAGAAGATGCTCGGGAAATAAATGCTCATCTGGACAACATTCAACTTAGATTGAATCGCATTCATAGTAAGCTTTTGGAGCTTAACCAAGATGTTAATGCTGGTTTTATTAAGGATACTTTTAATGGAAAAGATAAAAATAAAAAGACCCTAATTGAAGTATTTGATTATCATAATAAGCAATTAGAGTCCCAAATCGGAAAAGGGTATGCTTTAGGTACTTACACGAGATTTGAAACTACTAAAAAACATGTGCTCGATTTTTTGAAAACGGAATACAAAAAGGAGGATGTGGTGTTACAGGATCTGGATTATTCTTTTATAGCCAGATTAGATAATTATTTTAAAGTTATAAGAAACTGCAATCATAACACTGCACAGAAGTATATTCGAAATCTTCGGAAAATTGTGAATATGGCAGTCTTGAATGATTGGCTACCCAAAGATCCGTTTGCAAGATATAAGGTTAGATTTAATGAAGTAAAAAGAGATTATCTGAATAAGGAAGAGCTTGCTCAGTTAGAGCAGAAGGAATTTGAGATAGAAAGGTTAGATCAGGTAAGGGATGTCTTTGTGTTTTGCTGTTACACTGGGTTGGCTTACACTGATGTAGCTAAACTTACTCCCAGAAATATTTCAAAGGGTCTGGATGGAGACTTGTGGATTTTTATAGATAGAACTAAAACGGGAAGCCCATCCAATGTACCCGTTTTGCCAAAGGCGCAGGAAATTATAGATAAATATTTAGATTCCCCCACGACCGTAAATCAAGATAAGTTGTTGCCTGTTATATCTAATCAAAAAATGAATGCTTATCTGAAGGAGATAGCGACTGTTTGTGGTATAAGTAAAAATATTACTTTTCATATTGCGCGGCATACATTTGCTACTACGGTAACATTATCAAATGGGGTATCCATTGAATCCGTCAGCTCAATGTTAGGACACAAAAACATGAAAACTACTCAGATTTATGCCAAAGTGGTTCAGGAGAAAGTTAGTAATGATATGAAAAAACTCAAGTCACTTTTTGATTAA
- a CDS encoding DUF481 domain-containing protein, translating into MKSVFTALIFTLITASSFAQILKVDKGSIDSDSSKYFMGSVNIDFNMNNKSATAEENITFTGLAGAADLVYVAEKHAYILINQLNYFKSTGGPLISTGYTHFRINFLRRKKLSYETFTQVQYDDGRSMPFRFLQGAGVRIRLVKNENTKLHLGVGFMYEKENWKSLTEEGNIINKNIWKTTNYIGSKFKINENVNFDLIAYYQGGYDYDSEVFRHRISGDAVLNIKLTNRLAFNTSFSAQYEDKPIIPINNFVYSLTNGFKLSF; encoded by the coding sequence ATGAAATCAGTTTTCACAGCTCTTATTTTTACGTTGATTACAGCCAGCTCATTCGCCCAAATACTTAAAGTAGACAAAGGTAGCATAGATTCTGACTCGTCTAAATACTTCATGGGTAGTGTAAATATTGATTTCAATATGAATAACAAAAGTGCTACCGCAGAGGAAAACATCACCTTCACTGGCCTGGCTGGTGCCGCAGATTTGGTCTATGTAGCAGAAAAACACGCTTATATTCTGATTAACCAACTGAACTATTTCAAATCTACAGGTGGCCCCTTAATTAGCACGGGATATACTCACTTTAGAATTAACTTTTTACGAAGGAAAAAGCTCTCCTACGAAACTTTCACGCAGGTGCAATATGATGATGGTAGATCCATGCCCTTCAGATTTCTACAGGGAGCCGGGGTAAGAATTCGTTTGGTGAAGAATGAAAACACCAAACTGCATTTGGGAGTAGGTTTTATGTATGAAAAGGAGAACTGGAAATCATTAACTGAGGAAGGTAACATCATTAACAAAAACATATGGAAGACCACCAACTACATTGGATCCAAGTTTAAAATCAATGAAAATGTGAATTTCGACCTGATCGCCTATTACCAGGGTGGTTATGATTATGACTCTGAAGTTTTCAGACACCGAATCAGTGGAGATGCAGTCTTAAACATCAAACTAACTAACCGATTGGCATTCAATACATCATTTTCTGCACAGTATGAGGACAAGCCTATTATACCAATTAATAATTTTGTGTATTCTTTAACCAACGGTTTCAAGCTTTCTTTTTAG
- a CDS encoding CHAT domain-containing protein: MNKKWFLFFVLLIFCVPKNLLGQHPIHKVVEELESIENPDSAATALHPYLDSAIIAKDAYAYLYVLSALNDIHIIPFTDKATYVKQGDELFKNSSHSFFQADADSSVYFRFLDVKAEMLYSQGNYTDAIVLLKRLVARNKLQSVEDSLYMNAYDSYLGSSYLMLGNKERAIYYYNHYLNVIPEAVKEYYGIDYWYFYQVLGWTYLGSSWPGVEAEDPKENFERAISCYKKALDLIEHIQDKGSFSNTILSTYSLLINLYVKEGDYDHAIFYLNQSEKYQNSKSYKNADLLSYQSKLELQKNNFRKSLQLYDSALVLRKVAVGEMHYSDYEYHLGKAQVYDKMMEYTSALSEYKIALKLLRYEGGLPLEKVKYHMETIRVLHAKANTLTKMAQDGKKKEIYKEALTHYEQALALSLKERERIIRSESKHDLIAGHRKLINDALKCSYQAQKLLPQEYLHALVFDLIEKGKGLLLLENYRQEEALRKAVFSAEIKNALDEAELRLTSLTRRLRESNDEAIFEQLKEAEESYDSIMNVIKVKYPQFNTFKDDYEELSLAEFQNNITNSEACFSYYVADSAIYLLAIHQNQSKFIAIDNSRSIEQQVQKVHQFLRTPGPSNGIENNLYSLYNQLIKPGVDLIGEDKSIIIFPDSYLGYLPFEVLLSQSAQGEEYGSWPFLIKINPISYDFSATVYQHTSGWAFQNKNYIGFAPEYDDGDIKDLMVDNGAANWLAERDYGSLQYNGDEVKYASQLFDGIYYEGNKASEENFRAQAENNGLLHLSMHAFFDEKNPDHSGLVFSNFQPNGLISNEDGFVPMVDLYNMHINAEMVILSACETGYGYLERGEGVASIGRAFKYAGCPSVTMSLWNANDQSTSEVMKYFLEQLHAGMSKDEALRAAKLKYLGNADNNTAHPYYWSAFVLNGPVKPLTFAETSIDNYWWLLLVFGGVAILSVALYAKKKA, encoded by the coding sequence ATGAATAAAAAATGGTTCTTGTTTTTTGTGTTGTTGATTTTTTGTGTGCCCAAGAATCTCTTAGGCCAACACCCCATTCATAAAGTTGTAGAAGAGCTAGAATCTATTGAAAACCCGGATTCCGCGGCTACTGCTTTACATCCATACCTGGATTCGGCTATAATTGCTAAAGATGCGTATGCCTATTTGTATGTCCTGAGTGCTCTTAATGACATACATATTATTCCATTTACCGATAAGGCTACATACGTAAAGCAAGGCGATGAGCTTTTTAAGAACTCAAGCCACAGTTTTTTTCAAGCGGATGCTGATAGCTCGGTTTACTTTCGTTTTTTGGATGTAAAAGCAGAGATGCTCTATTCGCAGGGAAATTATACTGATGCCATAGTGCTGCTTAAGAGGTTAGTGGCGAGGAATAAACTACAGTCTGTGGAGGACAGCCTTTATATGAATGCTTACGATAGCTATCTAGGGAGTAGCTATCTCATGCTGGGTAATAAAGAAAGGGCCATATATTATTACAATCACTATTTAAATGTAATACCAGAAGCTGTTAAGGAGTATTATGGTATAGACTACTGGTACTTTTATCAGGTTTTAGGTTGGACCTATCTGGGTAGCTCGTGGCCAGGGGTGGAAGCCGAAGATCCTAAGGAGAATTTTGAAAGGGCGATATCATGCTATAAAAAGGCTTTGGATCTTATTGAGCATATTCAGGATAAGGGTAGTTTTTCAAATACGATTTTAAGTACTTATTCACTACTTATTAATCTCTATGTGAAAGAAGGTGACTATGATCACGCCATTTTTTATCTCAATCAGTCAGAAAAATATCAGAATAGTAAATCTTATAAAAATGCGGACCTTCTGAGCTATCAGAGTAAGCTGGAGCTGCAGAAGAACAATTTTAGAAAGTCATTGCAATTATATGATAGTGCGCTGGTGCTGAGGAAAGTGGCTGTAGGCGAGATGCATTATTCTGATTATGAATACCATCTGGGTAAAGCACAGGTGTATGATAAGATGATGGAGTACACATCAGCTCTGTCAGAGTACAAGATTGCTTTAAAGTTACTTCGATATGAAGGGGGCCTTCCTCTTGAGAAGGTGAAATACCATATGGAAACTATTCGTGTGCTCCATGCTAAAGCCAATACGTTGACCAAAATGGCTCAGGATGGTAAAAAGAAAGAGATTTATAAAGAAGCTTTAACTCATTATGAACAGGCTTTAGCGCTGTCGTTGAAAGAACGTGAAAGAATTATAAGAAGTGAATCTAAACACGACTTAATAGCTGGGCATAGAAAGCTGATTAACGATGCTTTGAAATGCAGCTATCAAGCCCAGAAACTGCTGCCGCAGGAATATCTTCACGCTTTGGTGTTCGATTTAATAGAAAAAGGAAAGGGATTACTGCTTCTTGAGAATTACAGGCAAGAGGAAGCATTACGTAAAGCTGTGTTTTCAGCAGAGATTAAAAATGCTCTTGATGAGGCGGAGTTAAGATTAACCAGCCTCACTAGAAGACTGAGGGAATCTAATGATGAGGCTATTTTTGAGCAGCTTAAAGAGGCTGAGGAAAGTTATGATTCCATAATGAATGTGATTAAGGTTAAATATCCTCAGTTCAATACTTTTAAGGATGATTATGAAGAGTTGAGCTTAGCTGAATTTCAAAATAATATCACCAATTCAGAGGCATGCTTTTCTTATTACGTGGCTGATTCAGCAATTTACCTTTTGGCTATTCATCAAAATCAATCCAAATTCATAGCCATAGATAATTCCAGGTCTATAGAACAACAGGTGCAGAAAGTGCATCAATTTCTCAGAACACCGGGCCCTTCAAATGGAATTGAAAATAATCTTTATAGTCTTTATAATCAACTCATTAAGCCGGGAGTTGATCTGATAGGAGAAGATAAAAGTATTATTATTTTCCCTGATAGCTATTTGGGTTATCTGCCTTTTGAGGTTCTGCTTTCGCAATCAGCTCAGGGCGAAGAATACGGCTCCTGGCCATTTCTAATTAAAATTAATCCGATCTCTTATGATTTTTCAGCTACTGTTTATCAGCATACATCAGGTTGGGCTTTTCAGAATAAGAATTATATAGGTTTTGCTCCAGAATATGATGATGGCGATATCAAAGACTTAATGGTGGATAATGGTGCTGCTAATTGGCTGGCCGAAAGGGATTACGGCTCATTACAATATAATGGTGATGAGGTGAAGTACGCTTCTCAATTATTTGATGGTATTTATTATGAAGGGAATAAGGCTTCAGAAGAGAATTTTAGAGCTCAGGCGGAAAATAATGGCCTGCTGCATCTGAGTATGCATGCCTTCTTTGATGAGAAAAACCCAGATCACTCAGGATTAGTCTTCTCAAATTTCCAACCTAATGGGCTCATAAGTAATGAAGATGGGTTTGTGCCAATGGTGGACTTGTATAACATGCACATAAATGCCGAGATGGTGATTCTAAGTGCGTGTGAAACAGGTTATGGATATTTGGAAAGAGGAGAGGGGGTGGCCTCCATCGGTCGTGCTTTTAAATATGCCGGATGCCCTTCGGTAACTATGAGTTTATGGAATGCTAATGACCAGTCAACCTCAGAAGTGATGAAATACTTTCTTGAGCAGCTGCATGCCGGCATGAGTAAAGATGAAGCACTGCGAGCTGCTAAGCTGAAGTATTTGGGAAATGCTGATAACAACACTGCTCATCCCTATTATTGGTCAGCCTTTGTGCTTAATGGACCAGTGAAACCATTAACATTTGCCGAAACATCTATAGATAATTACTGGTGGCTTCTTCTGGTCTTTGGAGGTGTGGCTATACTGTCAGTGGCTCTCTATGCTAAAAAGAAAGCTTGA
- the dnaX gene encoding DNA polymerase III subunit gamma/tau → MDKFVVSARKYRPTGFDEVVGQGHITTTLKNAIDNNKLAQALLFCGPRGVGKTTCARILARMINDFDEKSEGNSLNIFELDAASNNSVDDIRNLIDQVRYPPQYGKYKVYIIDEVHMLSNAAFNAFLKTLEEPPEYAIFILATTEKHKVIPTILSRCQIFDFNRIQVSDIADHLKGIADREGIQAEEQALHLIAQKADGALRDALSIFDLIVTFSSDRNITYQSTINNLHILDYEYYFKVVDYLLNEDITQSLLLFDEILKQGFDGHLFIIGLCEHLRNLMVSKDNATVHLMEVPENTKAKYIEQANSASKSFLLTALNIANQCDLNYKGSKNQRLSVELMLMKLAHINSAISLASESGLKKKVS, encoded by the coding sequence ATGGATAAGTTCGTAGTATCGGCACGTAAATACAGACCTACCGGTTTTGATGAAGTAGTTGGCCAGGGCCACATTACTACTACATTAAAAAATGCAATAGACAATAATAAATTGGCTCAGGCCTTATTGTTTTGCGGACCGCGTGGTGTGGGTAAAACTACGTGTGCCAGGATCTTAGCCAGAATGATCAATGATTTCGATGAGAAAAGTGAAGGTAATTCACTGAATATCTTTGAATTAGATGCTGCCTCTAACAACTCTGTGGATGACATCAGAAACCTCATTGATCAGGTACGTTACCCTCCTCAGTATGGAAAATATAAGGTTTATATCATAGATGAGGTTCACATGCTTTCGAATGCTGCTTTCAATGCCTTCCTGAAGACATTAGAGGAGCCACCAGAGTATGCTATCTTCATCTTAGCCACCACTGAGAAACATAAGGTAATACCTACTATCCTTTCCAGATGTCAGATATTTGATTTTAATAGAATTCAGGTTTCTGATATTGCCGATCACCTAAAGGGCATCGCGGATAGAGAAGGGATACAGGCAGAAGAGCAAGCGTTACACCTTATAGCCCAAAAGGCTGATGGTGCACTTCGTGATGCGCTTTCCATATTTGACTTGATAGTGACTTTTTCTTCAGACAGAAACATCACTTACCAGTCAACCATTAACAATCTTCACATTTTAGATTATGAGTACTACTTTAAAGTGGTAGATTATCTTCTAAATGAGGACATTACTCAGTCACTTTTGCTTTTTGATGAAATCTTAAAGCAAGGATTTGACGGACACTTATTCATTATTGGTCTCTGTGAGCATCTTAGAAACCTGATGGTATCTAAAGATAACGCTACAGTGCATTTGATGGAAGTACCTGAGAACACTAAGGCAAAATACATTGAGCAAGCTAATAGCGCTTCTAAGTCTTTCTTACTTACAGCTTTAAACATTGCGAATCAGTGTGACTTAAACTATAAAGGCAGTAAGAATCAGAGGTTAAGCGTGGAACTTATGTTAATGAAGCTCGCTCATATCAACTCGGCCATCAGCTTAGCGTCTGAAAGTGGCCTAAAAAAAAAAGTGAGTTAA